atttcatctttatttatttggatgacatcctcgttgccagcaaagatcaggcacaacacaaggcccacctatgagCCTTTTTCTCCCAGCTGGAcgatttcggccttaccatcaacccggccaagtgccagttcgggaaaagtccatgcagttcctcgTCCATAtcatcacagccgaaggagccacacccaccgctgcgaaggtcgccgctatcagggagttcccacgccaggccaggacagcctcaaggggctgcaggagttcgtgggtatagTCAaattttacaaccgcttcatcctaggagctgcacgcatcatgtagctgctattcgccctcatcataGGCAAGTACAAAATGatcacttggaacccagaagcctgcaccgcattcgaggccaccaaggatgccctcgcgaaggccaccatgctcgcccacccacacaccgacctgcaaaTGTCACTCTCCATCAATgcttctgccacagccgtcggtgccatcctggagcagcaggtgaatggacattggaagctgctggcattcttcagccaccagcTCCACCaaccggaacgcaagtatagtgccttcgaccgcgagttactgggcatgtacctggtggtgggGCATTTCCGCTCTTTTTTGGAGAGGAAGACTTttcccatcttcaccgaccacaaacacctcacccaggcgctcacgatggcaaaggatccctggtaggcccgccagcagcgtcacctctccttcgtgttggagtttaccactgacattcggcacaaggcggggaaggacaatgtggttgtcgATGCACTCTCGCGATTGGCCATCTACACGCTGATGCctggcctcgactttgaccagctcacccaggaccagaagtctgatgtggagacgagggccttcaagaccaccatcatgggcctgtgattccgagacctcctgactctGAGCGGCGAAGGTACCATCttgtgcgatatctccatgggcactccACGACCAGTGTTTCCCCAGCaatggcgcaggcaggtcttccgtcacatccacgacctttcacatccatcagGTCTACAGTCTGGATTGTGGCAGAacagttcgtatggcatgggctgcagaagcagatcatgGGAtgagccagaacatgcacccattgccagacatccaaggtgcacaggcacatcaGGGTGCCCATACAGAAATTTGAGCATGTCCAGGAACGGGTTCAGCAACGTTCACGttgacatcgtcgggcccttagcCAATTCCCGGGGCAAGcattacctgtttacgatggtggactgcaccactcgctggcctgaggtGAACCCGGTGCCAGACGTCTtcaccaactcctgctccagagcactgttgcatggttgggtcgctcggttcggcatcccgggtcacttcaccagcgattggggtgcccagttcacatctgcactctgggcacaggtTGCCCACAgtttggggatccagctacaccgcaccacagcctaccacccacaggccaatggactggtcaaacgTCTGCACctccaccttaagtcggcactcatggtccacctcaccggtcccgactgggcagatgaactgccttgggtgctcctgggcatccgctccactcccaaagaagatctgcaggtgtcatctgctgagctggtctacagagcgccgctggcactacctgaagcgttcgtcaacgcacctcacaatccccagcagtcgctgcacaaactacttcctcatttcagggcacgcttggacttgttcgaacccccaccactgcccaggcatggcacctgtCTGTCTCACGTTCCTGGTGATCTGCTTTCTGTGGAGTACGTTTTCGTTCGGTGGGGCTCGACGGCGGcatctctgcagcgaccgtacgaggggccgtatagggttgtacagcgttccaGCTCCACATTCATGCTGGACATTGGCAGCAAGGGGGAGCTGTTTATCATGAACAGGCTGAAGCCaatgcacctcgatcccactgagcccgtggtcatagcccagcccaagaagtgaggccgtcTAGTgcaaaaggacattggcgctggttctgggggggtgggggctggctgtgtggcggctcaccactaggcaggcgaaccggccctgcttgtaagccatgctgcggggcagccggccaaaatggtgctgtcgggggtgttcccttcctcccagcacggggctcagacgcccgggtgatgtcagcgccctccagcgcggttctcagccaggtccgggctgggagtataagttctCTGGTTGAGGGTTTTCTTTCAGGAGCAATGTAGAGCTGCTACGTCaagttattttctctctctctgattgtaATTCATTGAATAACAATTATTTCATAATTTCATCATAAATTCATTTCCATTCAAATTATCCACCATGgcgatatagcacagtaacagttaaatattttcaataagcTTTTGTAGCAATCTTAATTAATCTACCGGCATCACCctcgactcctagaacgcttccaccagcgctgtctccgctccatcctcaacattcattggagcgctttcatccctaacgtcgaagtacttgagatggcagaggtcgacagcatcgagtccacgctgctgaagatccagctgcgctgggtgggtcacgtctccagaatggaggaccatcgccttcccaagatcatgttctatggcgagctctccactggccaccatgacagaggtgcaccaaagaaaaggtacaaggactgcctaaagaaatctcttggtgcctgccacattgaccaccgccagtgggctgatatcgcctcaaaccgtgcatcttggcgcctcacagtttggcgggcagcaacctcctttgaagaagaccgcagagcccacctcactgacaaaaggcaaaggaggaaaaacccaacacccaatcccaaccaaccaattttcccctgcaaccactgcaaccgtgtctgcctgtcccgcatcggacttgtcagccacaaacgagcctgcagctgacgtggacatttaccccctccataaatcttcgtccgcaaagccaagccaaagaaaaagaagaattatATTTTATGATAAGCATGAGCTATTTTGATGCTTAATTCACTTGTTTACATTTTACGTGCTATTCTCCGAAATAACTTCAAACTAAACTCTGCGCACAAACTTTACCTGGATGATATAATCTCTTTTTTAATTTGGAGCTCCTGCACTTCATTTATTGGGACACGAATTAAACCAAAGGCAGAATCTTCACCTATCACTATTACAGGCTAATCATAGAATATCACTGGACACCATTTAGTCCATGAGCAGAAGGGTTTTGTTTTAAGGAAGCTTTTGTCCCATAACTTCAAGAACATGACAGTAAGCAAGCATTTAATCTGCATAACGTGTTTTAAAATGAAGTGGTTCCATATGCACTAAAATATTGATCTGTTGAATACAGATTACTTTCCTAAATGTATTCTTCCATGGCTTTCATTAATATTTTCCTAAAGTTGTAATTAATGAACATGACATTGGTgaagccttttttttatatagtttaACAGTTGGACAAACTAATGAGATACTGAAACTGAAAATAATACAATCAGTTGTTAAATCCAAAACCTATTGTAAGATCAGATAACAGAATCATGCATCAGTTTGAACTACAACAAGCTCATCTTTGTACTTTTATTACATTGCCATTTTTAAAACAGTAATTTACCCATCTGGTCTTAACACTATAGCATTTACTTTGCTGTTCGCAGATATGGTTTTCTCTTATCAAAGCTAATCTAATTTTAGCATTTTGACATTCTGAAAAGATCTGCATTTAGGTTTTAGTATTATTGATTGACATTAATAACAGAAAATTCATAATGATATTTTAATTTCCACCTGAGTTCTGCTATTTAACTagaaaatttaaatgttaatttatAAAGAGAGAAATAGAcattgctatggaaattgtgctCTTATGAAGAAGAAAGGGACACTGGATCGAAGGATTTTCATCGGAGCATTTTCTTCAATCAAACCCTCTGTCCAAAGTGTCCAATGTCTGTATTTTACTTTGGAAGCTTTGCTTGGCCCACACTGATGAAGTATCTGGCATTATTTCCAGCAGGTAAAATTAATGCATTGAATTCttctctatttttaaaattaacctTAGTCACACTTGTTAGGTGGCAGTTCATGGTTCATGTCATGGGGACCAATGACCTGAGAAGGAAGGGTGAGAGATCATGCAAGGAGAGTTgagggagttaggtgcaaagttgaagaacaggacctctaagattgtgatctcaggattgttacccatgccacgtgctggtgagattagaaataggaggatagtgCAACTTTACATGTGGCTAAAGTCATGGCGCTGGAGGGAGGGTTTCAGATTTCTGAATCCCTGGGCTCTCTTTCAGAAAAGATGGGACCTGATCATGCAgggtggtttgcatctgaactggagggggattaatatccttaCAGGAAGGTTTCCTAGTGCTGCTCcgtggggtttaaactagatttgcagggggatgggaaccagagcagATATGGGAGTGGAGAAGAGAAAttattatgtgaaaattgcatgtattgttagCAGTCAaaaggttgtacatggtggaaatgctcTCAATGCGAGGAGcattgttggaaaggcagacgagctttaTAATATtgtcattagtgaaacttggttgtaggagAGGACAGAACTAACAGCTTCATGTTATAGATGCAATagaatggagtgggggggggaggaggataaAGGGAGGAGTGTCATTTCTCATCAGTGAAAATATCACAGCTCTGGCCAGTCAGGACAtgcca
The Narcine bancroftii isolate sNarBan1 chromosome 1, sNarBan1.hap1, whole genome shotgun sequence genome window above contains:
- the LOC138751514 gene encoding uncharacterized protein, translated to MGTPRPVFPQQWRRQVFRHIHDLSHPSGLQSGLWQNSSYGMGCRSRSWDEPEHAPIARHPRCTGTSGCPYRNLSMSRNGFSNVHVDIVGPLANSRGKHYLFTMVDCTTRWPEVNPVPDVFTNSCSRALLHGWVARFGIPGHFTSDWGAQFTSALWAQVAHSLGIQLHRTTAYHPQANGLVKRLHLHLKSALMVHLTGPDWADELPWVLLGIRSTPKEDLQVSSAELVYRAPLALPEAFVNAPHNPQQSLHKLLPHFRARLDLFEPPPLPRHGTCLSHVPGDLLSVEYVFVRWGSTAASLQRPYEGPYRVVQRSSSTFMLDIGSKGELFIMNRLKPMHLDPTEPVVIAQPKK